A segment of the Echinicola strongylocentroti genome:
GCGTGGCTATGGAGTGTATGCGGCATGGCACAGACTACAGTGGCCTCGCTGGCGGAATTGAAACCGTACCTTAAGCAAGATAATGTCGATGTGAAAATGACACCAGGGGTTTACACCATCACAGCAGAAGATGTGGCCAATGGGCTGTTTGATGATGAGACAACCATCTCTGGGGTTACTGTAAAGGCGCTTCTATTATTTGAAGGAAGCAATAGTACCTATGATTTTTCGGACGTGACCATACAAGTAGAAACGGCCGTTTTCCAAGCCTATGGCAATGTTCAAGTTTATGAAGTCCAGGTCATTGGAAATGAAAATGTGCTTAAAAACCTCACCTTAGAAGATGTGGGTTCGGTGCATGATCGCCCAACAAGAGGTGCATTGAATATATGCATGGACGGTAGGGCAAACCGGATAGAAGGTTTTCATGTAACGGCAAAGGGATCCTATCCTTATGGGTATGGAGATGCTTTTGGCAAGGGTGGCTCGTATACCATCAAACATTATAAACACAGTGCTTGCCTCATCCGGGGAGAATCCAACCACTTAAAAAACAGTACTTTTATTCACCGATCCTATGGTCATTGTATTTTTATGCAGGCAGCCAGCAATCCATTAATCGAAGGCTGTCTGGTGGAAGGAGAAGTAAGGAGTACCGACGATATGCTGGCAGAGACTTCTGGACCTGCCTATGATATCGATTTTATGACCGATTGGGGATACAGACTGCCTGCCGGCTATATGTTGAGTACGGGGGAAGCTGGTATCAGGGCATATAACGGTGGCCAGACTGTGATCGATGGAGTGGAATATTCTCGCGGGACCTCTAATCCCACCGTTTTAAACTGTACCATTAAATACATGCGTACCGGGGTCACCATAGCCCATGCCACGGGTACCAAATACGTAGAAGGATGTACAGCGATAGGTTGTGAAAATGGATTTTCCTTAGGCTCTGGGGATGTGGTGGACTGTGCTGCGGACTGCACTTATGGCCCTGTGTATGCCTCTACGTACGAAAATGACCGCAATTATAATGCTGACATTACCATTCTTCCGGCCAGTGATCCCTACTATAATGGCTCTGGAAGCGTGGCATATATAGGAGGAAGCGGCCATCAAATCACCTTAAAAGGATCATCAGAAGCCCTAGAGCAGGGATATAAGATCAAAGTGGGCGGGGATAAGAATAATATCCGGCTACTTAATGGCAACCTTCCCCATCAGAATGATTTTGCAGCATCGGACTTTGAGCTTAACAACCACACCAATATCCCTGTATTTCTCTCGTCAAAGTCCTCGGGTATCGTGGGGCAGTCAGGAGGAATGGTGACCGATTTAGGGACCAACAATAATTTGGTACATACTGCCGTGCCGGTGCTTGATATTGAAGCGGAAGATTATACAGACATGAGTGGTGTGACTACCGAAACCACTACGGATAATAATGGTGGAGAAAACATCACCTCCGTTGAAGGGGATGATTGGTTGGAATATCAGATTGACGTTCCCTATAGCGGGACATATTTTATGGATTATCGAGTAGCCAGTGCATCTGTTACGGGTGATTTTGTAGTGCTTGCTGAAGAAGATACGTTGGAAAACATTACTTTTCCGGCTACCGGGGGTGGGCAAACATGGTCTACCACCAGATCACCCGCGGCTTTTTACCTAAGCAAAGGTACCCATACACTGAAGGTACACGCCAATAGTCCAGGGTGGAACCTTAATTGGATGCAGTTATTATTGGAATGTGCGGAGACTCCTATCGTCCCTTTTGGGGAGGAATCCAATTCCCTAGGAATGAGCATTCGTAGGGAACAAACTGCGTCATGGACTGTTTTTCCTGGCAATACAATTAGCCTGCAGCCTGAGCCACTATTGGGAGGCAGCTGGACTTGGGCTGGACCAAATGGATTTACAGCCAACTCCCGAGTGGTCGATATCCAAAATATAGATGTGGATGATGCGGGAGCTTATGTAGCCACTTATACCAATGATTGTGGTCAATCCACTTCGGTGGAGTTTACAGTTGTAGTACAAAATGCATTGGAAATAGAGGCAGAGGATTATTCGGACATGAGCGGAGTGGAGACAGAAGATACTGATGATACTACTGGCACAGAGAATGTTACGGCTATAGATGCGGGAGATTGGATGGAGTATTCCGTCGAGGTGGCTGTTTCCGGAACCTACTCCGTGGACTATCGCCTGTCCAGTGAGGATGAAGGGGATTTTACCTTAAGTATAAATGGTGAAGAAAAAGAGACGGTTGATTTTACCGCTACAGAAGGCACTCCTCCATGGGAAACCATCGCCGGCATTACTTCCTATTACCTAGAGGAGGGCACCCACACTTTTCGTATTACTGCCAATACCCCCGGCTGGAAAATCAATTGGGTGAAGTTGAATAGTGAGCAATTTGTCAATCCGTGTGAATTGCCATTTTCGCCTGAAGGATTTTCCATAAAAAATGAAACTGTAGAATGGTCTTCTGGGTTGATCGATATTGGCTGTGCGGCTACAGTAAATGCGTATGTTGAGCTTTCTGAAGCTGGTTCTTTAGGTTCGGAAGACCATATCAACCTATATTACAGGTTGGATGGAAGTGAAAAGGTGGCCATTCTCGAAAATTCCGGTTCATTGGCCGAAGCGGCAGGAATAGTAAGGGAGTTGGATGGAGAGACATTGGAGCTTATCATAGAAGGTAGCAGTGCTAGCGCCACGGATTTTTATACGATCAATAAAATCAATATTGTAGAAAGCAGTGACCCATTTGCCAGAATAGAGGCCGAGGACTTTACCGAAGCTGACGGGCCAAGGGCCGGTAACACTGGTGATGTAGGAGGAGGACAGAATTTAGGCTCGATAGTACCCGGTGCATGGAGCATGTATGCCGATTTAGACCTTACCGATGTGAAAAGCATCGATGCCAGAGTGGCCTCTATTTATGATGATTCGTATGTGGAAGTGAGGATAAATGCCGTGGACGGCCCGCTCATCGGTACGTTGGAAGTACCACAAACTGGTGATTGGCAAACCTATGAAACAGTCAGCGCTTATATCGAAGATGTCGTAGGGATTTATGATGTTTATTTGGTCTATCAATCAGGTAGTTCCCATGTTTGTAATATCAACTGGTTCGAATTTTCGGATGCGTTCGTGGCTCCTCCCATCGATCCATATGAACGCTTTGAAGCCGAAAATTACGATGGACAGGAGGGAACCGATACCGTAGCTACATCCGACATGGATGGTGACCAAGAGTTAGGGGATCTTCAGGATGGTGACTGGGTAAGGTACGACGGACTTGATTTTTCTGATGCGTCGACTTTAACATTAAGACTGGCCAGTGATTCCGAAGGTAGCGGCACCGTCGAACTGCGTTTGGATGCAGTAAATGGTCCGATTATATCCATTTTGGATGTGCCGGATACAGGTTCACTCGGGGATTGGCAGACGGTGGCTACCCAGATCGATAGGGTAGAAGAAGAACACGATATCTTTTTGGTATTCAAAGGAGAAGGTGATGATCTATTGCGATTAAATTGGCTGCAATTTGATATTTATGAGAACCCCAATGAACGGATAGAAGCAGAGGATTTTGATGACCAATTTGGTGATCCCAATGTGGCCGGTACCACTTCGGATGTAGATGGTGGGATGGATTTACGAGGGATATTTCCTGGTGATTGGATCATGTTTACTGATATCGACCTCACGGGTGCCAAGAGCATTACTGCTCGGATAGGTTCGCTATATGATGATGCCTATATAGAAATAAGGGATGCATCTGTGGATGGTCCTGTCATCGGCAACATCCCCCTTCACAACACTGGTGGATGGCACAGCTGGGAGACCGTCACTGGAAGCATTGAGGAACTGCAAGGATTGCATGACCTATACTTTATTTTCAAAACTGAAAGTAGCCCCAATGTTTGTAATATCAACTGGTTTCAGCTTTCAGGCCTAAAGGTAGATGCTGTCATCGATCCTTTCGCCAGGATTGAAGCGGAGGATTATTCCGGTGAAAAGGGCACTGCTATAGCGACCACCACCGACAGTGATGGCGAGGAAGAGGTGGAAGGCCTCGACCAAGGTGACTGGATCAAGTTTAATCAGGTAAGTATGGATGATGTTGGCAGAATAGATGTACGTGTGGCAAGTACCTGTGATGACTGCCATATCCAGCTACGTTCCGGTGCTTACGATGGGCCGCTTTTGGCGGAGATGGATATCCCCAATACAGGAGCGACCAATTCTTGGGAGACCATCAATGCACCAGTCACTTCATCAGAAGGTATACATCATCTTTATTTGGTATTCCAAGGTGGACAGGACATGGCTGTCAAAGTCAATTGGTTGCAGTTTTTTGAGTTTGAAATTCCAGCAGGGTACTTGGAAGCGGAAGACCATGATGATATGTATGGCATTCAGACACAAGAAACATCCGATGAGTCTGGAGGAGAAAATGTGGGCTGGGTCCACAATGACGATTGGATCATGTTCAGCGAGGTGGACCTTACCGATATTTCCATGGTGGATGCCCGATACAGTTCTCCCAATACCGGGTGCGGGCTGGAAGTACGTTTGGGAGCTGTGGATGGGCCTTTGGTCAGCTATATTGATCAACCAAGTACCGGAGACTGGGACAATTGGCAAACCGCCAGTGCCAATGTGCTGGACACGGAAGGGGTCCATGATGTTTACATCATCTTCAAAGGTGGAGGAGGCTATCTGTCCAATCTCAATTGGCTTTATTTCAAAGAAGGAGAAAGGGTTTTTGAAAGGGTTGAGATAGAAGACTTTACTACCATAAGTAGTGGTCCTCGTGTAGCGTCTTCTACTTCTGATGTGGATGGTGGAGCTGATATCCGTTCCGTAAAACCAGGCAATTGGACATATTATGAGAACTTGGACCTCACTTCGGCCAAAAGCTTAACAGTGAGATCGGGAACACAGGTACCCGATGCACGTGTGGAAATACGGCTAGACGATCCTAATGGAACCTTGGTGGGCGAAGTCCCCTTGATCAATTCAGGTGGATGGCATAATTGGGTAAATTCCTCAGCCAATATCGAAGGGGCAGAGGGAGTGCAAGATGTATATTTGGTCTATCAGACCGATAGCAGTGCTAATGTAGGGAACTTTAATTGGTTTGAGTTTTCCAGCACAACCTTGCAGCAGGACGTGGATCCTTTAGCAAGAATAGAGGCCGAAAATTACGATTTGGTAAAAGGAACTTCTGTTGAGACCACCACCGATACTGATGGGGTAAAAGAGCTCATGGGTAACGATGGAGATTGGATTGCCTTTGGCAATTTGGACTTGAGTGAAATTGGTCGTTTGGACCTGCGGGTAGCCAGTAATCAAGATGGAGGTACGATCGAAGTCAGGTCCGCAGACTACCTCGGTGAACTGCTTGCGACCATAGAAGTACCAGGCACGGACTCGTTCACTGGTTGGGAAACGATAAAAGGAGAAATCAGCGATATTGCCGATAAACAGCATATATTCCTTGTTTTCAAGGCAAACAGTGAACAACCTATTAAAGTGAATTGGCTTCAGTTTAAACCGAAACCCATTGATATTGGTGAAAATAGTAAAGTAGAAGCTGAAAAATACTATGAACAAGTGGGAGTAGAAACCCAAATCACCACTGATGAAACTGGTCATGAGCATGTGGGAATGATCGATAACGGAGACCATATTTCCTTTGATGTCAATGTACTCCAAAGTGGCATTTACAAGGTGTCATTTAGGGTTTCTTCCGAAAGCACAGGAGGTGAAATTGCCATGAGGACGGATGGTGATCATCTGGGCACTACGGCTGTGCCAGTGACAGGAAGCAAGGAAAGCTGGAAAACCGTGGAAGCCCTGATTAAGTTGAACGCTGGTAAACAGGTCCTGGCGTTTGAATTTTTAGGAGATGGTGAAGACCTATTTGATCTAAACTGGATCCTATTTGAGCTAAGCGGTATTGACCTGAGTCTGCAGACAAGGACAAAAGGCAAAGTTTCCGACAATAGTATACAAACAGATTTTGAGCTTCTAAACCAAGGGAATGAATCCCTATCCTTGGATAGTTTGACCATTCGCTATTGGTTTACTGCTGAGGATGCTGCCCCGCTAAGCTTTAATGTTGATTATG
Coding sequences within it:
- a CDS encoding carbohydrate-binding protein, whose translation is MKTDFYLRGGSKLRYLFCMKMFLVAWLWSVCGMAQTTVASLAELKPYLKQDNVDVKMTPGVYTITAEDVANGLFDDETTISGVTVKALLLFEGSNSTYDFSDVTIQVETAVFQAYGNVQVYEVQVIGNENVLKNLTLEDVGSVHDRPTRGALNICMDGRANRIEGFHVTAKGSYPYGYGDAFGKGGSYTIKHYKHSACLIRGESNHLKNSTFIHRSYGHCIFMQAASNPLIEGCLVEGEVRSTDDMLAETSGPAYDIDFMTDWGYRLPAGYMLSTGEAGIRAYNGGQTVIDGVEYSRGTSNPTVLNCTIKYMRTGVTIAHATGTKYVEGCTAIGCENGFSLGSGDVVDCAADCTYGPVYASTYENDRNYNADITILPASDPYYNGSGSVAYIGGSGHQITLKGSSEALEQGYKIKVGGDKNNIRLLNGNLPHQNDFAASDFELNNHTNIPVFLSSKSSGIVGQSGGMVTDLGTNNNLVHTAVPVLDIEAEDYTDMSGVTTETTTDNNGGENITSVEGDDWLEYQIDVPYSGTYFMDYRVASASVTGDFVVLAEEDTLENITFPATGGGQTWSTTRSPAAFYLSKGTHTLKVHANSPGWNLNWMQLLLECAETPIVPFGEESNSLGMSIRREQTASWTVFPGNTISLQPEPLLGGSWTWAGPNGFTANSRVVDIQNIDVDDAGAYVATYTNDCGQSTSVEFTVVVQNALEIEAEDYSDMSGVETEDTDDTTGTENVTAIDAGDWMEYSVEVAVSGTYSVDYRLSSEDEGDFTLSINGEEKETVDFTATEGTPPWETIAGITSYYLEEGTHTFRITANTPGWKINWVKLNSEQFVNPCELPFSPEGFSIKNETVEWSSGLIDIGCAATVNAYVELSEAGSLGSEDHINLYYRLDGSEKVAILENSGSLAEAAGIVRELDGETLELIIEGSSASATDFYTINKINIVESSDPFARIEAEDFTEADGPRAGNTGDVGGGQNLGSIVPGAWSMYADLDLTDVKSIDARVASIYDDSYVEVRINAVDGPLIGTLEVPQTGDWQTYETVSAYIEDVVGIYDVYLVYQSGSSHVCNINWFEFSDAFVAPPIDPYERFEAENYDGQEGTDTVATSDMDGDQELGDLQDGDWVRYDGLDFSDASTLTLRLASDSEGSGTVELRLDAVNGPIISILDVPDTGSLGDWQTVATQIDRVEEEHDIFLVFKGEGDDLLRLNWLQFDIYENPNERIEAEDFDDQFGDPNVAGTTSDVDGGMDLRGIFPGDWIMFTDIDLTGAKSITARIGSLYDDAYIEIRDASVDGPVIGNIPLHNTGGWHSWETVTGSIEELQGLHDLYFIFKTESSPNVCNINWFQLSGLKVDAVIDPFARIEAEDYSGEKGTAIATTTDSDGEEEVEGLDQGDWIKFNQVSMDDVGRIDVRVASTCDDCHIQLRSGAYDGPLLAEMDIPNTGATNSWETINAPVTSSEGIHHLYLVFQGGQDMAVKVNWLQFFEFEIPAGYLEAEDHDDMYGIQTQETSDESGGENVGWVHNDDWIMFSEVDLTDISMVDARYSSPNTGCGLEVRLGAVDGPLVSYIDQPSTGDWDNWQTASANVLDTEGVHDVYIIFKGGGGYLSNLNWLYFKEGERVFERVEIEDFTTISSGPRVASSTSDVDGGADIRSVKPGNWTYYENLDLTSAKSLTVRSGTQVPDARVEIRLDDPNGTLVGEVPLINSGGWHNWVNSSANIEGAEGVQDVYLVYQTDSSANVGNFNWFEFSSTTLQQDVDPLARIEAENYDLVKGTSVETTTDTDGVKELMGNDGDWIAFGNLDLSEIGRLDLRVASNQDGGTIEVRSADYLGELLATIEVPGTDSFTGWETIKGEISDIADKQHIFLVFKANSEQPIKVNWLQFKPKPIDIGENSKVEAEKYYEQVGVETQITTDETGHEHVGMIDNGDHISFDVNVLQSGIYKVSFRVSSESTGGEIAMRTDGDHLGTTAVPVTGSKESWKTVEALIKLNAGKQVLAFEFLGDGEDLFDLNWILFELSGIDLSLQTRTKGKVSDNSIQTDFELLNQGNESLSLDSLTIRYWFTAEDAAPLSFNVDYAELGGENITGKFHSSAPVRKGGYTFLEMDFQSGIDLIGGMSTGDIQTRIAKNDWTDFSEDDDHSFIASSSYVENQKVTLYYNGNLIWGTVPEIEPAETALEVYHKAGDFNSPADNQLKPQFKLENTGNTPVALADIKVRYWFSEEDEAPVNFYLDWAEMGGQGIDGAIYENESEGIGANKYLELTFTGNDTLHSLSGTGEIRTRLAKTNWSDFEETDDHSYVSTKTYESNEKITVYIKEELVWGYEPMGSESAREYPTEAASKEGEVILTEVQLYPNPASEKLTVDYAVPQKGLVVLKVLDITGKVLHNEMNEVDAGRHTTELSVSDLSSGVYILQLKQFGNQSALKFIVKH